From one Culex quinquefasciatus strain JHB chromosome 3, VPISU_Cqui_1.0_pri_paternal, whole genome shotgun sequence genomic stretch:
- the LOC119769897 gene encoding uncharacterized protein LOC119769897 — MHFVRDCAYKQHVCQDCMQTGHKEGYCSCVPKKSKNKQQTNVNSLYAANRVNSTSKRKFLTVSINGSQASLQFDTGSDITVISRKQWCDNLDSPPLSPTKQIARTASGKSLSLLGELRCKVTLGGVTRTGTFYVTDKQINLFGLDWIELFELWDTGKVNRVKQQRSLAVKSQGEANMKTGLGATDAASSQSESTAWYEEHLRWYCSQYLTA; from the exons ATGCATTTCGTTCGAGACTGCGCCTACAAACAGCACGTCTGCCAGGACTGCATGCAGACCGGCCACAAGGAAGGTTACTGCAGCTGCGTGCCCAAGAAGTCCAAGAACAAGCAACAGACGAACGTCAACAGCCTGTATGCCGCCAACCGGGTCAACTCTACCTCGAAGCGTAAGTTCCTGACGGTGAGCATCAACGGTTCCCAAGCATCTCTGCAGTTCGACACCGGCTCGGACATCACAGTGATCTCGCGGAAGCAGTGGTGCGACAACTTGGATTCACCGCCGCTGTCTCCCACCAAGCAGATTGCCAGAACAGCCTCTGGTAAGTCACTGTCCCTACTCGGTGAGCTCCGATGCAAAGTCACACTCGGAGGCGTCACCAGAACCGGAACTTTCTACGTGACTGACAAGCAGATCAACCTGTTCGGTCTCGACTGGATCGAGCTATTTGAGCTGTGGGACAC TGGAAAGGTCAACCGCGTCAAGCAGCAGCGTTCTCTTGCAGTCAAATCGCAAGGGGAGGCAAACATGAAAACAGGTCTAGGTGCAACCGACGCAGCTTCCAGCCAGTCCGAATCCACGGCATGGTACGAAGAACATCTCCGCTGGTACTGTTCCCAATATCTCACCGCTTGA